ATCAGCGGCACCTTCGGGACCATCGTATGCCGGATAGACCACATGCTTGGCACCAAACGCCCACATCGGCTTCGGACAACCCATCCACCACCACGCGAGGTCTAACTCATGAGAATAGTGCTGCCCTAACGATCCACCTTTCTGACCATAGACGTGCAACCAACGATAGCTGTCGTTCAGTGGCGGGATATGATTGTATTTCCCAAAGATCCGCGCATGATACGGGTCTCCAATCTTACCGCTGAGCACCGCCCGACGAATCTGGCGATTGTTAGGGAAGTGCCGCATGAAATAGCAGAATTGCAACGTCTTGCCTGCCGCTGTTGCCGCCTCCGCCATCTCCGTAATCTCATCTGCCCGAATCGCATGAGGCTTCTGGACCAGCGCGTGCTTACCCGCAGCGAGTGTCTCAAGCACCATTGGCAGACGCACATCGGGGGCAGTACCGAGATATACCGCGTCGATGTCGCTGTCTGCAAGAACCTCTCGGTAATCGGCGTAGGCGCGTGGCACAGCGTATTCTCCGGCGACCTCTTCACGCCGAGTGGGGTCGAGGTCTGCTAGCGCAACAGTGGTCATACGCGACATTACAGTGGTTGCGAAAATCGTTTGCCTGCCTGTAAACCCACAGCCAACGACGCCAAGTTTGATCGGCTGACTTGTCATGAACTATCCTCCTTTATGCTATTAAGGGTGTGTTTAGGAATTCATACAAAGGCAATCCTGATAAACTGCTTGCAGCTGCTGGATAGACCCATCGTTATCAAACATCCTCTCAATTTTTCGCCTCGCGTTTCGTCCTAGATATACCGCCAATTCGCGATTAGTTAAGATATCATTGATTGCCTCCGCCAATGCTCCGCTCGCCCGTGGTGGAATAAGTAGCCCATTTTCTTGGTGGTCAATGAGATCGAGAACACCCCCGACACCTGAAGCGATGCAAGGGAGTCCAACCCCCATCGCTTCGATGAGAGCATTTGGCGAACTTTCATGCAGCGATGGCAGGACGAAAAGGTGTGCGGTCGATAGTACAGAAAAAATATCGTCGCAGAAACCGGGCATCTGTAAGCTGCGCTAAGTTCGTTCTCAATGTGCCATCTCCGAGGATTGTCGCTGTGAAGTTTTGTCGGTTGAATTTTGTGTTGAGCA
The sequence above is drawn from the Candidatus Poribacteria bacterium genome and encodes:
- a CDS encoding glycosyltransferase — protein: MPGFCDDIFSVLSTAHLFVLPSLHESSPNALIEAMGVGLPCIASGVGGVLDLIDHQENGLLIPPRASGALAEAINDILTNRELAVYLGRNARRKIERMFDNDGSIQQLQAVYQDCLCMNS
- a CDS encoding Gfo/Idh/MocA family oxidoreductase, whose product is MTSQPIKLGVVGCGFTGRQTIFATTVMSRMTTVALADLDPTRREEVAGEYAVPRAYADYREVLADSDIDAVYLGTAPDVRLPMVLETLAAGKHALVQKPHAIRADEITEMAEAATAAGKTLQFCYFMRHFPNNRQIRRAVLSGKIGDPYHARIFGKYNHIPPLNDSYRWLHVYGQKGGSLGQHYSHELDLAWWWMGCPKPMWAFGAKHVVYPAYDGPEGAAD